A single Triticum dicoccoides isolate Atlit2015 ecotype Zavitan chromosome 2A, WEW_v2.0, whole genome shotgun sequence DNA region contains:
- the LOC119353804 gene encoding protein TIFY 10b-like yields the protein MAASARQGERATSFAMACSLLSRYVRQNGAAAAELGLGINKGEAEAHRAADTKSTLPGAEGEEAGRKKETMELFPQSAGLQDAAAPDATREEDKSQLTIFYGGKVLVFNDFPADKAKGLMQLAGKGSPVVQNVSATTTAADTAKVQTAVLAPASSLPSDPVNAHKSARPNASDLPIARKASLHRFLEKRKDRLHAKAPYQASPSDATPVKKEFENQPWLGLGPNAALKPNQ from the exons ATGGCGGCTTCCGCGAGGCAGGGGGAGAGGGCGACCAGCTTCGCCATGGCCTGCAGCCTGCTCAGCCGCTACGTCCGCcagaacggcgccgccgccgccgagctcggccTCGGAATCAACAAGG GTGAGGCCGAGGCTCACAGGGCGGCGGACACGAAGAGCACTTTGCCCGGGGCGGAGGGCGAGGAGGCCGGCAGGAAGAAGGAGACCATGGAGCTCTTCCCGCAGAGCGCCGGCCTGCAGGACGCCGCCGCCCCTGATGCTACCAG GGAGGAAGACAAGAGCCAGCTGACCATCTTCTATGGTGGGAAGGTGCTCGTGTTCAACGATTTCCCAGCCGACAAGGCAAAGGGCCTGATGCAGTTGGCTGGCAAGGGCAGCCCTGTTGTTCAGAACGTCTCTGCGACCACAACTGCTGCAGACACCGCCAAGGTCCAGACGGCCGTGCTGGCCCCGGCAAGTAGTTTGCCTAGTGATCCGGTTAATGCTCACAAGTCTGCTCGTCCGAATGCTTCTG ATCTGCCAATTGCTAGAAAGGCGTCACTTCACCGATTCCTTGAGAAGAGAAAGGATCG TCTGCATGCAAAGGCACCATATCAAGCTTCTCCTTCTGATGCAACACCAGTCAAGAAGGAGTTTGAGAACCAGCCATGGCTTGGACTGGGGCCGAATGCCGCCCTGAAGCCAAACCAATAA